Proteins encoded together in one Osmerus eperlanus chromosome 20, fOsmEpe2.1, whole genome shotgun sequence window:
- the LOC134007069 gene encoding ictacalcin-like — MSGVQQAMALLISSFHKYSGKEGDKYTLSKAELKDLLQAELGEVLGKSSDKEAVDRIFSDLDSNKDNTVDFKEYVTLVSCLTVMCNDFFTKKN; from the exons ATGTCTGGGGTCCAGCAAGCCAtggccctcctcatctcctccttccaCAAGTACTCTGGTAAGGAGGGGGACAAGTACACCCTCAGCAAGGCTGAACTGAAGGACCTGCTCCAGGCAGAGctgggggaggtgctgggg AAGTCTAGTGACAAGGAAGCCGTGGATAGAATCTTCAGCGACCTAGACTCCAACAAAGACAACACTGTTGACTTCAAGGAGTACGTCACCCTGGTCTCATGCCTCACAGTGATGTGCAATGACTTCTTCACCAAAAAGAACTAG